The Dethiosulfovibrio peptidovorans DSM 11002 genome has a window encoding:
- the trpB gene encoding tryptophan synthase subunit beta: MTVTTVDNAAKKGYYGAFGGRFVPESLERPLEELSEAFLEAASDPEFEREYMRLMREYVGRPSAITECLNLGDKLGGGRLFLKREDLNHTGAHKINNAIGQALLAKRMGKTRLIAETGAGMHGTASATVAALMGMECVVYMGAVDVARQAPNVSRMKLLGAKVVSVAQGQGVLKDAVDAALNAYVEDPETFYLLGSAVGPAPYPSMVRHFQSIIGKEARQQILDREDRLPDEIVACVGGGSNAIGLFSGFIDDASVAITGVEPAGKGLETGEHAATLVVGSPGMIHGFKSYVLTDENGDPAPVYSISAGLDYPGVGPEHSYLKDSGRATYVAVTDEEALDAFHLLCRTEGIIPALESSHALAYAVKRLPRMGSDEILLVNLSGRGDKDMDQIMALEK, encoded by the coding sequence ATTTGTCCCGGAATCGTTGGAGAGGCCCTTGGAGGAGCTTTCCGAGGCTTTCCTCGAAGCCGCGTCGGACCCGGAGTTCGAGAGGGAATATATGCGTCTCATGAGAGAGTACGTAGGGCGTCCCTCCGCGATTACCGAGTGCCTTAATCTCGGAGATAAACTTGGAGGAGGCCGTCTATTCCTGAAAAGGGAGGACCTGAATCATACCGGAGCCCACAAGATAAACAACGCCATAGGACAGGCTCTGTTGGCCAAAAGGATGGGGAAGACCCGCCTCATAGCCGAGACCGGTGCGGGTATGCACGGAACCGCCTCCGCCACTGTGGCGGCCCTGATGGGGATGGAATGCGTGGTCTATATGGGAGCGGTGGACGTGGCACGCCAGGCTCCCAACGTCAGCAGAATGAAGCTTCTAGGGGCTAAGGTGGTGTCGGTGGCCCAGGGACAGGGAGTCCTGAAAGACGCGGTGGACGCCGCCCTTAACGCCTACGTCGAGGATCCCGAGACTTTCTACCTTCTCGGATCGGCGGTGGGGCCCGCTCCCTATCCTTCCATGGTCCGTCACTTTCAGAGCATCATAGGCAAAGAGGCCCGACAGCAGATACTGGACAGAGAGGATCGTCTACCCGACGAGATAGTGGCCTGTGTCGGAGGGGGCAGCAACGCCATCGGTCTTTTTTCCGGTTTTATCGACGATGCCTCTGTGGCTATAACAGGAGTGGAGCCAGCCGGTAAAGGTCTGGAGACGGGAGAGCACGCAGCCACCCTCGTAGTAGGATCTCCGGGCATGATACACGGTTTCAAGAGCTACGTCCTCACCGACGAAAACGGAGATCCCGCTCCGGTGTATTCTATCTCCGCCGGATTGGACTACCCCGGAGTGGGGCCGGAGCACTCCTACCTCAAGGACAGCGGCAGGGCCACCTATGTGGCAGTCACAGATGAGGAGGCACTCGATGCCTTCCATCTTCTCTGTCGAACCGAGGGGATAATACCGGCTCTCGAAAGCTCCCACGCCCTGGCGTATGCGGTAAAGAGGCTACCCCGGATGGGTTCCGACGAGATCCTCCTGGTCAACCTGTCCGGCCGGGGAGATAAGGACATGGACCAGATCATGGCTCTCGAAAAATAG
- the nudC gene encoding NAD(+) diphosphatase, whose product MDDRLLRENTTTLRGWTKLKENSFVFRGEEVLIPEMDGIELPRELDYISTGEVDGVGTWRELPEDADLKGWRAVPRRALWELTGEISFAKANRLYAEMDWRKNSRFCGRCGTPMEDGEDNGRACPKCGYRIYPIISPAVIVAVERENRILLAHNSAFPSGRYSVLAGFVDLGESLEEALRREIREEVGIEISDIRYFDSQSWPFPRSLMVAFQARWASGEIEVDGKEIDSADWFASEDLPEIPGSVSVSRRLIDDFIKRNS is encoded by the coding sequence ATCGACGATAGACTTTTAAGAGAAAACACTACGACGCTAAGGGGATGGACTAAATTGAAGGAGAACAGTTTCGTATTTCGAGGCGAAGAGGTGCTTATCCCGGAGATGGACGGGATTGAGTTACCTAGGGAACTTGATTATATATCGACGGGAGAGGTCGATGGCGTGGGCACGTGGAGAGAGCTCCCCGAAGATGCCGACTTGAAAGGGTGGAGGGCCGTACCTAGAAGGGCCCTGTGGGAGCTAACAGGGGAAATCTCCTTCGCAAAGGCCAACCGTCTCTACGCAGAGATGGATTGGCGTAAAAACAGCCGGTTCTGCGGCAGATGCGGTACCCCCATGGAGGACGGAGAGGACAACGGCCGGGCCTGTCCGAAATGCGGTTACAGGATATACCCTATAATCTCTCCTGCCGTGATAGTGGCGGTAGAGAGAGAAAACCGCATCCTCTTGGCCCATAATTCGGCCTTTCCATCCGGCAGGTACAGCGTTCTGGCGGGCTTCGTGGACCTGGGAGAAAGCCTTGAGGAGGCTTTGAGGAGAGAGATCCGGGAGGAGGTCGGAATAGAGATATCGGACATCCGTTATTTCGACAGCCAATCCTGGCCGTTTCCCCGGTCTCTCATGGTGGCATTTCAGGCCCGATGGGCCTCCGGCGAGATAGAGGTCGACGGCAAGGAGATAGACAGCGCTGACTGGTTCGCTTCCGAGGATCTTCCCGAGATCCCCGGAAGCGTCAGCGTATCACGAAGATTGATAGACGATTTTATCAAGAGAAACTCCTGA